From a region of the Tistrella mobilis genome:
- a CDS encoding aminotransferase class I/II-fold pyridoxal phosphate-dependent enzyme, with protein MHFVTGRSAAEIAASVERAIRSGQVSPGEQLPSVRDVAERLGVNRNTVTAAYARLREAGLVTGNGRQGSRVAAPPSVEIYRSEIPADVRDLASGNVDASLLPDLAPFLARLDLPPGGYEMVEDDPELVAHAQRVFRADGLQAGRIAIVSGAMDGLERALRAHLRPGDPIAIEDPGYVSALLLVRSLGLRPVPMALDEDGVLPEALDAALAAGVRAVVTTPRAQNPTGACLGAERAARLRALLDRHPEVLVIEDDHASAVSGVPAQTLAPARMAARPWTVIRSVSKFLGPDLRLAIVAGDPMTIARMQDQQALGPRWVSHIIQRLVLRLWTAPGTDQVIERAARSYGARREALAARLADHGVIALGRSGLHVWVPVQREAEVVQGMLARGWSIQAGEIFRLRSGPGVRVGIAGLHPGEEDTVARALADSMRPGRLLYT; from the coding sequence ATGCATTTCGTCACCGGCAGATCGGCGGCAGAGATCGCTGCCAGCGTCGAGCGGGCGATCCGCAGCGGCCAGGTCTCCCCCGGCGAGCAGCTGCCCTCGGTGCGCGATGTGGCCGAACGGCTGGGCGTCAATCGCAACACCGTGACCGCCGCCTACGCCCGTCTGCGTGAAGCCGGTCTCGTCACCGGAAACGGCCGCCAGGGCTCCCGCGTGGCCGCGCCGCCCTCGGTCGAGATTTACCGCAGCGAGATACCGGCCGATGTCCGCGACCTCGCCTCGGGCAATGTCGATGCGTCGCTGCTGCCCGATCTCGCCCCTTTCCTCGCCCGGCTCGACCTGCCGCCCGGTGGCTATGAGATGGTGGAGGACGATCCCGAACTGGTAGCACACGCTCAGCGGGTGTTCCGCGCCGACGGTCTGCAGGCCGGCCGCATCGCCATCGTCTCGGGCGCCATGGACGGGCTGGAACGGGCATTGCGCGCCCATCTGCGGCCGGGAGACCCGATCGCGATCGAGGATCCGGGCTATGTCTCGGCCCTGCTGCTGGTCCGTTCCCTGGGCCTCAGGCCCGTGCCGATGGCCCTGGACGAAGACGGCGTGCTGCCCGAAGCGCTGGATGCCGCCCTCGCCGCCGGGGTGCGCGCGGTGGTAACCACCCCCCGCGCCCAGAACCCGACCGGCGCCTGTCTCGGCGCCGAACGGGCCGCCCGGCTGCGCGCCCTGCTCGACCGCCATCCCGAGGTGCTGGTGATCGAGGATGATCACGCGAGCGCCGTGTCGGGCGTGCCGGCCCAGACCCTCGCCCCCGCCCGCATGGCCGCCCGCCCCTGGACGGTGATCCGCTCGGTGTCGAAATTCCTGGGCCCGGATCTGCGCCTTGCCATCGTCGCCGGCGACCCGATGACCATCGCCCGCATGCAGGACCAGCAGGCGCTGGGCCCACGCTGGGTCAGCCACATCATCCAGCGTCTGGTGCTCAGGCTGTGGACGGCCCCCGGCACCGACCAGGTGATCGAACGGGCCGCCCGTTCCTACGGCGCCCGGCGCGAGGCCCTGGCCGCACGGCTGGCCGATCACGGCGTCATCGCCCTCGGCCGCTCGGGCCTGCATGTCTGGGTGCCCGTCCAGCGCGAGGCAGAAGTCGTCCAGGGCATGCTCGCCCGCGGCTGGTCCATCCAGGCCGGAGAAATCTTCCGCCTGCGCAGCGGCCCCGGCGTGCGTGTCGGCATCGCCGGCCTCCATCCGGGCGAAGAGGACACCGTCGCCCGGGCCCTGGCCGACAGCATGCGGCCGGGGCGGTTGCTGTATACGTAG